Proteins encoded in a region of the Pocillopora verrucosa isolate sample1 chromosome 11, ASM3666991v2, whole genome shotgun sequence genome:
- the LOC131794416 gene encoding uncharacterized protein translates to MMNFLKELLAPKAFNKSSHVLVLIWYVMGVIFLGIFGEIGNNESTLDFHCGGVTSENIDLVRKKCFEKYDKQYNKYGLPIYGFMLINFFLIGIVCAIYSKLMRSTIDQLTPSTRNSDPEREPLGQENPSTNGEKLFIAYCCQLFAKMVVEVLFMVLQTQLLYPTKFSSKFDCYLTFETNPPENFHECHNQRADRKSFWMRAVLAVNGIFVAVILMEIIYMLARACKERSFLKNSKFLKSHLNPSHEKLHQEPKKRGGRVEHGSRQSRVRESRPTQFELHREPQRQNDFVQQQPDLGSDGKPVQLQRFIAQTKKIIKEDTHRLVELLSPFLGPPGEQAGAKFLTLDQIYTNFVVIPNRVMYDFPPDRREQLKVYTRSREESRPKSMEDLLDGREKKVLIVGRPGIGKTFGFTKFFRDWALDKVFKGTSDAKIHFDAAFLMKFRRIKSLNDLTLRELLTHAEHSPSDHLDDEVWKYIQQHPERVLIVFEGFDRFKYDAKMAMPSFRSTSIEEKMPLQVLYQWLVTGKLLKGATVVTTTRPRALSSIAHLKFDKIYEILGLSSEQVKEYVFKYAGDDKQVAETLWQHISSNTSVLSLCYIPVNSFLMCSCLWQIMQFHRSTDIDFPSYFTKVYQIAVKAFYLKHAKGFRDKHFGRKDYESDDLPIEVEDQFSILGRVAFEGIKEGQLILGENEAHGVEDSVLLHRLPDRLTVTSDQEEQFCFINLTIQEFFAARHIANTMNATELRNFVSGNMQNGRWQLVFHFLSGLMSNQ, encoded by the coding sequence ATGATGAATTTTCTCAAGGAATTACTTGCGCCAAAAGCCTTCAACAAATCTAGTCATGTCCTAGTTTTAATTTGGTACGTGATGGGTGTAATTTTCCTTGGCATTTTTGGCGAAATAGGAAACAACGAGTCCACGCTTGATTTCCATTGTGGTGGAGTAACGAGTGAAAATATCGACCTCGTCCGGAAAAAATGTTTCGAGAAATACGATAAGCAGTACAACAAATACGGTCTTCCTATCTATGGCTTCATGCTCATCAATTTCTTCCTAATTGGAATTGTATGTGCTATTTACTCCAAACTAATGAGATCTACAATCGATCAACTGACGCCAAGCACTCGTAACAGTGATCCCGAGAGAGAGCCGCTTGGCCAAGAGAACCCATCAACAAATGGAGAGAAGCTTTTCATCGCTTACTGCTGTCAACTATTCGCAAAAATGGTTGTAGAAGTCCTCTTTATGGTCCTACAAACTCAGTTGCTTTATCCAACTAAGTTTTCCTCTAAGTTTGACTGTTATTTAACCTTTGAAACCAATCCGCCAGAGAATTTTCACGAATGTCACAATCAACGAGCGGATAGGAAATCCTTCTGGATGCGCGCTGTCCTTGCAGTGAATGGAATTTTCGTTGCTGTCATTCTGATGGAAATCATCTACATGTTGGCACGGGCATGTAAAGAAAGGAGTTTCTTAAAAAACTCGAAGTTTCTAAAATCCCATCTTAATCCCAGTCATGAGAAGTTGCATCAGGAACCTAAAAAACGAGGAGGAAGAGTAGAACACGGTTCACGACAGTCAAGAGTGCGTGAAAGCCGCCCGACCCAATTCGAGTTACACCGAGAACCTCAGAGGCAAAATGATTTTGTCCAACAACAGCCAGATTTAGGGTCAGATGGTAAGCCTGTACAGCTTCAACGATTCATCgcgcaaacaaagaaaataattaaagaagaCACCCATCGCCTCGTCGAACTCCTATCACCGTTTTTAGGTCCTCCAGGGGAACAAGCAGGAGCTAAATTTTTGACTctggatcagatttacacaaactTTGTGGTCATCCCCAACAGGGTTATGTACGACTTTCCACCAGACAGACGAGAGCAACTCAAAGTTTATACAAGGTCGCGGGAGGAGTCACGGCCGAAAAGCATGGAAGATCTCCTCGATGGtagagagaaaaaagttttgattgttGGTCGACCCGGAATCGGCAAGACATTTGGTTTTACGAAATTTTTCAGAGACTGGGCACTTGATAAAGTTTTTAAAGGGACATCTGATGCCAAAATCCATTTTGATGCTGCTTTCCTCATGAAATTCAGGAGAATCAAATCGCTAAACGACCTTACTCTCAGGGAACTACTCACTCACGCAGAACATTCCCCTTCAGATCACCTGGATGATGAGGTCTGGAAATACATCCAGCAGCACCCGGAACGTGTTCTCATAGTTTTTGAAGGATTCGACCGATTCAAATACGACGCAAAAATGGCCATGCCTTCTTTTCGTTCCACAAGCATTGAAGAGAAAATGCCGCTCCAAGTCCTTTATCAGTGGCTCGTGACCGGGAAACTTCTTAAAGGTGCTACAGTTGTGACGACTACGAGGCCTAGGGCTTTATCAAGCATCGCACATCTTAAGTTCGACAAAATCTATGAAATCCTAGGGTTATCATCAGAACAAGTTAAAGAATATGTCTTCAAATACGCTGGAGATGACAAGCAAGTAGCCGAAACACTATGGCAACACATCAGCAGTAACACGAGCGTACTTTCGCTCTGTTATATCCCGGTGAACAGCTTCTTGATGTGCTCATGTTTATGGCAAATAATGCAGTTCCACAGGTCCACTGATATTGACTTTCCTTCCTATTTCACAAAGGTTTACCAGATTGCAGTGAAAGCGTTTTACCTTAAACACGCAAAAGGATTCCGCGATAAGCATTTCGGTCGCAAAGACTATGAATCAGATGATTTGCCCATAGAAGTGGAAGACCAATTCAGTATACTTGGAAGAGTAGCGTTTGAAGGAATCAAAGAAGGACAGCTGATCCTTGGAGAAAACGAAGCACATGGAGTGGAAGACAGCGTTCTTTTGCACCGTTTACCCGACCGTCTAACTGTTACGTCTGATCAAGAAGAACAATTCTGTTTTATTAATCtaacgatacaagagtttttCGCTGCACGGCACATAGCAAACACCATGAATGCAACAGAATTGAGGAACTTTGTGTCCGGGAACATGCAGAACGGCAGATGGCAACTGGTTTTTCATTTCCTATCAGGACTAATGTCTAACCAGTGA
- the LOC131794401 gene encoding potassium voltage-gated channel subfamily D member 3 isoform X1, with protein MESGMFIKGDSAMAVNGIRGNGQTQPNARRTTVRPRVTFKKNCKGDFITINVSGRIFEADNSIFKQHPDTLLGSTRRDMFFDRSKNEYFFDRDPDLFSYIIQFYRKGTLHYPEDECACCFAGELDFFGIVRNHLSDCCYEVFQEKHEEFIDYQKRHAKPEEEEFVPTTIRQKMWQLFEDPAQNVFGLLIHYVSAILIVVSVAASTVETLPCGEIPCGDKYSEQFYIVESMCVIAFTVEYLARLFAAPVRLQFMKQFLSIIDVVAIIPYYVALIFPEAVGGPFTVLRVFRIFRIVKMSRHNTKVREAGSSLLASLSELSFVFVVLITLVILFSTIIYYAEMGDKNTNFVSIPATFWYTIVTMTTLGYGDMTPLSIFGRITGVICSLSGIMVVALPAPVLEKNFSRKKEEGRPDRDTTNEKTRARTISHSHSHSHKKSTEI; from the exons GTGACTCCGCAATGGCCGTGAACGGGATTAGAGGAAACGGTCAGACTCAACCGAACGCTCGAAGAACAACCGTCCGACCACGAGTGACTTTCAAAAAGAATTGTAAAGGTGACTTCATAACTATCAATGTAAGCGGTCGGATATTTGAAGCAGACAATTCTATCTTCAAACAGCATCCAG atactCTTCTTGGAAGCACAAGACGCGATATGTTTTTTGACAGGAGTAAGAATGAATACTTTTTCGATAGAGACCCTGATCTGTTCTCTTACATCATCCAGTTTTACCGTAAAGGAACTCTTCACTATCCTGAAGACGAATGCGCCTGCTGCTTTGCCGGAGAACTCGACTTCTTTGGAATTGTTAGAAATCACTTAAGCGACTGCTGCTATGAAGTGTTCCAAGAAAAACATGAGGAGTTCATAGACTATCAAAAGCGTCATGCAAAACCAGAAGAAGAGGAGTTCGTTCCCACTACGATAAGGCAAAAAATGTGGCAGTTATTTGAAGATCCAGCTCAAAATGTCTTTGGACTATTAATACATTATGTCTCCGCAATTTTGATCGTTGTAAGTGTTGCTGCATCAACTGTCGAGACTTTACCTTGTGGGGAAATCCCCTGTGGTGACAAATACTCTGAACAATTTTACATTGTGGAGTCTATGTGCGTCATAGCATTCACTGTGGAGTACTTGGCCAGATTGTTTGCTGCACCTGTCAGACTTCAGTTTATGAAACAATTCTTAAGCATTATTGACGTCGTGGCCATCATACCTTATTATGTAGCACTGATTTTTCCCGAAGCAGTGGGAGGCCCATTCACTGTTCTTCGTGTTTTCAGAATCTTTCGCATCGTTAAAATGTCTCGCCATAACACGAAGGTCCGGGAGGCTGGCTCGTCACTGTTAGCCAGTCTTTCTGAACtcagttttgtgtttgttgtacTCATTACTCTCGTCATATTATTTTCAACCATTATATATTATGCTGAGATGGGAGACAAAAATACAAACTTCGTCAGCATTCCAGCTACGTTTTGGTATACTATCGTTACCATGACGACGCTAGG ATATGGTGATATGACCCCATTGAGCATATTTGGACGCATAACAGGCGTCATTTGTTCTTTGAGTGGCATTATGGTGGTTGCTTTACCGGCTCCTgtcttggaaaagaactttagTCGGAAGAAGGAGGAAGGAAGACCAGATCGTGAtaccacaaatgaaaaaacCCGTGCGAGAACCATAAGCCACAGTCACAGCCACAGTCACAAGAAGTCAACTGAAATCTGA
- the LOC131794401 gene encoding potassium voltage-gated channel subfamily D member 3 isoform X2, producing the protein MAVNGIRGNGQTQPNARRTTVRPRVTFKKNCKGDFITINVSGRIFEADNSIFKQHPDTLLGSTRRDMFFDRSKNEYFFDRDPDLFSYIIQFYRKGTLHYPEDECACCFAGELDFFGIVRNHLSDCCYEVFQEKHEEFIDYQKRHAKPEEEEFVPTTIRQKMWQLFEDPAQNVFGLLIHYVSAILIVVSVAASTVETLPCGEIPCGDKYSEQFYIVESMCVIAFTVEYLARLFAAPVRLQFMKQFLSIIDVVAIIPYYVALIFPEAVGGPFTVLRVFRIFRIVKMSRHNTKVREAGSSLLASLSELSFVFVVLITLVILFSTIIYYAEMGDKNTNFVSIPATFWYTIVTMTTLGYGDMTPLSIFGRITGVICSLSGIMVVALPAPVLEKNFSRKKEEGRPDRDTTNEKTRARTISHSHSHSHKKSTEI; encoded by the exons ATGGCCGTGAACGGGATTAGAGGAAACGGTCAGACTCAACCGAACGCTCGAAGAACAACCGTCCGACCACGAGTGACTTTCAAAAAGAATTGTAAAGGTGACTTCATAACTATCAATGTAAGCGGTCGGATATTTGAAGCAGACAATTCTATCTTCAAACAGCATCCAG atactCTTCTTGGAAGCACAAGACGCGATATGTTTTTTGACAGGAGTAAGAATGAATACTTTTTCGATAGAGACCCTGATCTGTTCTCTTACATCATCCAGTTTTACCGTAAAGGAACTCTTCACTATCCTGAAGACGAATGCGCCTGCTGCTTTGCCGGAGAACTCGACTTCTTTGGAATTGTTAGAAATCACTTAAGCGACTGCTGCTATGAAGTGTTCCAAGAAAAACATGAGGAGTTCATAGACTATCAAAAGCGTCATGCAAAACCAGAAGAAGAGGAGTTCGTTCCCACTACGATAAGGCAAAAAATGTGGCAGTTATTTGAAGATCCAGCTCAAAATGTCTTTGGACTATTAATACATTATGTCTCCGCAATTTTGATCGTTGTAAGTGTTGCTGCATCAACTGTCGAGACTTTACCTTGTGGGGAAATCCCCTGTGGTGACAAATACTCTGAACAATTTTACATTGTGGAGTCTATGTGCGTCATAGCATTCACTGTGGAGTACTTGGCCAGATTGTTTGCTGCACCTGTCAGACTTCAGTTTATGAAACAATTCTTAAGCATTATTGACGTCGTGGCCATCATACCTTATTATGTAGCACTGATTTTTCCCGAAGCAGTGGGAGGCCCATTCACTGTTCTTCGTGTTTTCAGAATCTTTCGCATCGTTAAAATGTCTCGCCATAACACGAAGGTCCGGGAGGCTGGCTCGTCACTGTTAGCCAGTCTTTCTGAACtcagttttgtgtttgttgtacTCATTACTCTCGTCATATTATTTTCAACCATTATATATTATGCTGAGATGGGAGACAAAAATACAAACTTCGTCAGCATTCCAGCTACGTTTTGGTATACTATCGTTACCATGACGACGCTAGG ATATGGTGATATGACCCCATTGAGCATATTTGGACGCATAACAGGCGTCATTTGTTCTTTGAGTGGCATTATGGTGGTTGCTTTACCGGCTCCTgtcttggaaaagaactttagTCGGAAGAAGGAGGAAGGAAGACCAGATCGTGAtaccacaaatgaaaaaacCCGTGCGAGAACCATAAGCCACAGTCACAGCCACAGTCACAAGAAGTCAACTGAAATCTGA